One candidate division KSB1 bacterium DNA segment encodes these proteins:
- a CDS encoding ATP-binding protein yields the protein MTTNKARYHLKIPGETDNLEIIRLFVSSIAAKAGFNADDISKIELAVDEACANVIKHAYAKETKGPIDIAIELDYQKLVIMITDHGRGFDVSQILQKDVKEYLAELHVGGLGIYLMKALMDEVEFDSQPGVKTQVRMVKYFLKNGKLQKNRANERH from the coding sequence GTGACCACAAATAAAGCGCGCTATCATCTAAAGATACCTGGTGAAACCGATAATCTTGAAATCATCCGGCTTTTTGTGTCCAGCATCGCAGCAAAAGCAGGGTTCAATGCCGATGATATCAGCAAAATCGAATTGGCGGTTGACGAAGCTTGTGCAAATGTCATTAAACACGCTTATGCTAAAGAAACAAAAGGTCCGATCGACATTGCTATTGAGCTTGATTATCAGAAGCTGGTGATCATGATCACCGATCATGGCAGAGGATTTGACGTGAGCCAGATTTTGCAGAAAGATGTAAAAGAATATCTTGCTGAATTACATGTGGGAGGCCTGGGCATTTATTTGATGAAGGCTTTGATGGATGAGGTGGAATTTGATTCGCAACCTGGTGTCAAAACGCAGGTCAGAATGGTGAAATATTTTTTGAAGAACGGCAAATTGCAAAAGAATCGTGCGAATGAACGCCATTAA
- a CDS encoding STAS domain-containing protein, protein MESFEVTRRLNGNVAILDIKGYLDAHTAPRLEQEIQSLVDENKYKIIVNFKDLVYISSAGLGVFMGFIENIRSHQGDIKLTNMSPKIYRVFDLLGFPTLYDIFDDEQQAIKKFNVQ, encoded by the coding sequence ATGGAATCGTTTGAGGTGACAAGAAGGCTTAACGGGAACGTTGCAATTCTTGATATTAAAGGATATCTAGATGCTCACACAGCGCCGCGCTTGGAACAGGAAATCCAATCATTGGTTGATGAAAACAAGTACAAGATCATCGTTAATTTCAAAGATCTCGTTTACATCAGCAGCGCGGGCTTGGGAGTTTTCATGGGATTTATTGAGAACATTCGCAGCCATCAAGGTGATATTAAGCTGACGAATATGTCCCCAAAAATCTATCGGGTGTTTGATCTGCTGGGATTCCCGACTTTATACGACATCTTCGATGATGAGCAACAGGCGATAAAAAAGTTCAATGTCCAATGA
- a CDS encoding SpoIIE family protein phosphatase → MKRFLVYKSIPAMLIGFVIIFDMIAGQTSDQLNFLMNLVVLLAIFSLMPWLQQFHQNLSIHQKDKLFLGSVAVGTILILFYDRSGFTDAGIFWSIPKVLVPWITVIALVLALTAVHDLIFVHRRSSTNANFFLLLVAIALYSLVAGSVGHEAHINETAEEISLGISRLPLISKLISAGMIYLMVINSFRQKWVKVLNKRQKLISLVLRLLVMAIVIIVLIASNSEAGFMLSALFKSLSVLRKYAWATLVFFFVYLVFSTIVLLLYLPTASIYDRKVKEISSLHQLSRLILGVFDIEQLAKIILSRTIEVTDANYAWLLLRRQNSEQFELVGQNQVPDRLLRSLLSRTKNELADWILLHREPLSIERISRHPLTSKLNYWEQSSGSLLVVPLIVGDAVIGLLFAVKQEEYGFLPDDKVILTAFANNASIAIENARLVHQSLEREKYEQELKIAHEAQMKLLPRTMPQLELLEMDAICIPANEVGGDYYDFFWISDHELAVVIGDVSGKGAEAAFYMAEAKGVLESLSRIYSSPKELLVQANKIFYKTFDPKTFFSAIYSVFNFRERIVRFARAGHCPLLHCTKNQGPIILEPPGLGLGLDPGIRFETSLSEHALPLQPSDLLFLYTDGLIEARNDRQMEFGEENLREIIYKNQDKSVAEIKAEVLKQIELFVGNHPRHDDLTMVVIKVR, encoded by the coding sequence ATGAAGCGATTTCTTGTCTACAAATCAATTCCCGCGATGTTAATCGGGTTTGTGATCATTTTTGATATGATTGCAGGGCAAACTTCCGATCAATTAAATTTTCTTATGAATTTGGTCGTCCTTTTGGCAATATTCAGCTTAATGCCCTGGCTTCAACAATTCCATCAAAATTTATCTATTCATCAAAAAGATAAATTGTTTCTGGGCTCAGTGGCTGTTGGAACGATTCTTATTCTTTTTTATGATCGATCTGGCTTCACTGACGCCGGGATATTCTGGTCCATTCCAAAAGTGTTGGTTCCTTGGATAACCGTGATCGCACTTGTTTTAGCGTTAACTGCGGTGCATGATCTCATTTTCGTTCATCGCAGAAGCAGCACCAATGCGAACTTTTTCCTGTTGCTTGTTGCGATTGCTCTTTATAGTTTGGTTGCAGGCTCGGTAGGCCATGAAGCACATATCAATGAAACTGCTGAGGAAATCTCCTTGGGCATCAGCCGCTTGCCCCTTATTTCAAAACTGATTTCAGCAGGGATGATCTATTTAATGGTTATCAACTCATTTCGCCAGAAATGGGTTAAAGTGCTAAATAAGCGCCAAAAGCTAATTTCCCTGGTGTTGAGATTATTAGTCATGGCAATAGTGATCATAGTTTTAATTGCGAGCAACTCCGAAGCTGGATTCATGCTGAGCGCGTTATTCAAATCTTTATCCGTGCTCAGAAAATATGCCTGGGCGACCTTGGTATTCTTTTTTGTCTATCTCGTTTTCTCGACAATTGTTCTGCTATTATATTTGCCCACGGCGAGCATTTATGATCGGAAGGTAAAGGAAATTTCGTCGCTCCATCAATTATCACGGCTGATTCTCGGCGTATTTGATATCGAGCAATTGGCAAAAATCATTTTATCCCGGACAATTGAAGTGACCGATGCCAATTATGCGTGGCTTTTATTGAGGCGGCAGAATTCAGAACAATTTGAGTTGGTTGGGCAAAACCAAGTACCAGATCGACTGCTTCGATCTTTGCTGAGCCGCACTAAAAATGAATTGGCTGATTGGATTTTGCTGCATCGTGAGCCATTGTCGATTGAACGGATCAGCCGACACCCGCTGACCTCAAAACTCAATTATTGGGAACAATCGTCAGGTTCGCTATTGGTTGTTCCCCTCATTGTAGGGGATGCTGTAATTGGTCTGCTTTTCGCTGTCAAGCAGGAAGAATATGGGTTTCTCCCCGACGATAAAGTTATTTTGACGGCATTTGCGAATAATGCGTCCATTGCTATTGAAAACGCTCGATTGGTGCACCAATCGCTTGAACGAGAGAAATACGAACAGGAGCTGAAAATCGCCCATGAGGCTCAAATGAAATTGCTGCCTCGAACGATGCCTCAGTTAGAACTGCTCGAGATGGATGCGATTTGCATTCCAGCCAATGAAGTGGGGGGTGATTATTATGATTTTTTTTGGATATCAGACCATGAATTGGCGGTGGTGATTGGAGATGTTTCAGGCAAAGGAGCTGAGGCGGCATTTTATATGGCGGAAGCCAAAGGAGTACTTGAATCGCTGAGCAGAATTTATTCATCGCCGAAAGAATTATTGGTTCAGGCCAATAAGATTTTTTACAAAACGTTTGATCCCAAAACCTTCTTCAGCGCCATTTATAGCGTGTTTAATTTTAGAGAGCGCATCGTTCGATTCGCTCGTGCGGGACATTGTCCATTGCTCCACTGTACGAAAAATCAGGGGCCGATCATATTAGAACCACCCGGGCTGGGGCTTGGGCTGGATCCAGGCATCCGCTTTGAGACGTCGTTAAGTGAGCACGCCTTGCCCTTGCAACCCAGCGATCTTTTGTTTCTTTATACCGATGGTTTAATTGAAGCTCGAAATGACCGCCAAATGGAGTTTGGAGAGGAGAATTTGCGCGAAATCATCTACAAAAATCAGGACAAAAGTGTGGCTGAAATAAAAGCTGAGGTGCTGAAACAGATCGAATTGTTCGTAGGTAACCATCCGAGGCATGATGACTTGACCATGGTGGTGATCAAAGTGCGATAA